CCTCAACTAATCCCGACAAAAAAAGTCGGGTATGATTGACTGGCTTTTTTGTCTGTGTTACTATCAGGCGACGAGAGATGGAAAAAGAGAGAAAACTAAGATGACCCAGGCAATTGAAACCAAGAAAATCAAGACTACAGCCAACTTCGACAAGTTAATCTGTAAAGAATGCGGCGCAGAATACGAACCAAAGGCATTGCACGTCTGTGAGTTTTGTTTTGGTCCGTTGGAAGTAAGCTATAACTATGATGCGATTCGCACTCAGGTTTCTCGCGAAAGTATTGCTAAAGGACCAAATTCGATTTGGCGCTATCGCGATTTCTTACCTGTAGCCAGCGATAATTTCATCGATGTCGGTACGGGAATGACACCATTGGTGAAGTCGAACCGCTTGGCAAGACGCTTGGGGCTAAAAAATCTTTATATTAAAAATGATGCCGTAAATATGCCTACCCTGAGCTTTAAAGATCGGGTGGTATCCGTGGCTTTGAGTCGCGCTAGAGAATTAGGTTTTTCGACAGTTTCCTGCGCTAGTACGGGTAACTTAGCTAATTCTACCGCCGCGATCGCCGCTCACGCAGGTCTAGAATGTTGCGTGTTTATTCCTGCTGACTTGGAAGCTGGCAAAGTTCTCGGTACGCTAATTTATAATCCTACAGTTATGGCAGTTAAAGGCAACTACGACCAAGTTAATCGCCTTTGCTGTGAAGTCGCCAATACACATGGTTGGGGATTTGTCAACATTAATTTACGTCCTTATTATTCCGAAGGATCGAAAACATTAGGCTTTGAAGTCGCCGAACAACTCGGTTGGAAACTACCCGATCGCGTCGTCGTTCCCATCGCTTCAGGATCGCAATACACGAAAATATATAAAGGCTTCCAAGAACTAATTAAAGTTGGTTTAGTCGAAGACAAAGAAGTTCGTTTCAGTGGCGCACAAGCAGAAGGTTGTTCCCCCGTCGCCCAAGCATACCAAGAAGAAAGAGACTTCGTCACCCCAGTTAAGCCGAATACGATCGCCAAATCAATCGCGATCGGCAACCCAGCCGACGGTGTTTACGCCTTAGAAATAGCCAGAAAAACAAACGGTCAAATTGAATCCGTCACCGATGCCGAAATCGTCGAAGGAATGAAACTTTTAGCCGAAACCGAAGGTATTTTCACCGAAACCGCAGGGGGAACCACGATCGCCGTGCTGAAAAAACTTGCCGAAGCAGGTAAAATCGATCCCGACGAAACCACCGTTGCTTACATCACCGGAAACGGACTGAAAACCCAAGAAGCAGTCCAAGGTTACATCGGCGAACCCCTGACAATCGATGCTCAATTAGATAGCTTCGAGCGAGCTTGGGAACGGGCGCAAACCCTCGAACGCCTAGAATGGCAACAAGTGTTAATCTAGTAAATTGTTTGCTTGACAACTTCAAAAACTATAATCTTTTAATTCACGAAGAGAGCGATCGTCTATGGCTGTTAAAGTATTAATTCCCACCGCGTTGCAAAAATTCACCGAAAATCAAGCAGTAATCGAAGCTACAGGTACTAATGTAGCCGAATTACTCGACGCTTTAGAAACAAGTTGTCCCGGTTTCAAAGGACGACTGCGCGACGAAAGCGGACAACCGCGCCGCTTTTTGAACTTATACGTCAATAGTGAAGATATTCGCTTTCTCGACGGAACCAAAACCCAACTTAATGACGGCGACGAAGTTAGCATCGTTCCTGCGGTAGCTGGTGGTTGAAAAGGAAAAGTAGGGTGGGCAACAGCCCACTCTGCTTAACTTTGGGTAAAATAGGATATTCTAGTTGCACTCTAGAAGTGTCAAGCGTCGCAAATCAATCAATTGAATTACTTGAAAGTAATATTTCTCAACGGCTAAAACAACGCAACTACAAACCTATCGTTATTAAAAATGGCAGAAGAGAACAACCAGAACCAAGAAAAAGAGCAAAATAATCAACAGCAAGCTGACGAAAAAACAGCGAAAGCTCAAGCTGCTAAAGAAAAGAAAGCTGCTGCTGCGAAAGCGAAAGCGAAAGCGAAAAAAGAAAAGCCTCCTGCACCAGAAGATAAACCTTTTCCTCAGTTTATCGAAGAAGAGTATAAACCCGCCCTGAAAGAGGCACTTGCTCAACAAGGTATCGAAGATATCGAACTAACTTTTACTAAAGATAAACTGCCGATTGTCGGAGCTGGTAACGATGAATGCTGGCAAGTTATTGGCAATTGGCAAAATGGAAAACGACAGTTTAATGTTTATTTCCTGGAAGAAGATATCAAAGGACAAAAAGCATTTTCTTGGGCGGTTAACGGTCGTAAACCCAGCACAATCGAATCGTTTATGATTGACGAACGTCGGATAAATTTAGACTTGTTAGTTTTTTATACTTTGCAACGCTTAAACGGTCAAAAGTGGCTCGTAAGAAATTAATTTTTGCTCCATCGGGGACAAGTTTTTCAGTTACCAGTTATCACGTAGCCGCATTTACCAGTTGATACTTTAATTCTTCCTTGTCTTCCCCCTCTTCCCCATCCCCAATCCCCAATCCCCAATCCCCAATCACAGTTCTAAAAAGTTATAAATCACTACGCCATTAAGCGGATGATTTTCTATCCCAACATAACCCTTTGTGACCATTTCATTTAAAGCTGCTTCTACTTGTTCAAAGCTAACTTCGGTATCGATAACTGCTTGCGTAACAGAAATTTTACCTCCGCGTACTTGAGCAGCTTTTGCCAACTCGATCATTAGTTGTTCTTTCGGTATATCCTGTTGAATAGGAGATTGTACTGGTGGTTGGTATTGATTGGTTGGTGAATATAGACTCGCACTGACCGCTTGATTGTATAAAGGTACGCCATTAGGTGCTAAACCCAGTCGGTTTCTGATTTTTAGGTTGTGTTCGTTGACCATGTTGGGAATCAAGACAAAATCAATAAATTGTCCGACTCCAAATAAACCCCAAGTACACATCCACAAAAATCCGGAGGCAAGTTTTTTGTTATATAAGCGGTGGAGTCCTCCGAGTCCAAAAAACCAACCTAGCCAAAATAAATAGCTGGTGCCAATATCGTTCATTTGTCGCTTTGATAGTAGAGAAAACTTCACTGTTGTCGGTTGCTACTCTTTAACCTTAGCTTGTTTCTCTGAAAGTTGAACTAATCGCTTAATGTTACAGAATTTTACTAAAGCGTTGTAACTCTTAACGAAAACAGGTTTAATTACTACTTTAGAGATTGGTAGACTTAAACCGAGCCGAGGAATAAGCAACGAGGAGATTGGCTAAAGCAAATTGGTCGCGCCAAATCGCCAGCACGAAGATAAAAAACCAGAAGGAAGCAAAAAGATATGGTAAATACGCTTAAAAAACCAGATTTTGAAGAAATTCGACCGGGGATTAAAGCCCCAACTAAGGATACATTACTGACACCGAGGTTTTATACGACTGATTTCGATGAGATGGCGAAGATGGATATCTCGCCGAATGAAGATGAGTTGATGGCGATTTTAGAAGAGTTTCGCGCTGATTATAATCGCTATCATTTTGTCCGGGATGAGGAGTTTAATCAATCTTGGGATTGTATTGATGGCGAAACTCGTCGCTTGTTTATTGAGTTTTTGGAGCGTTCTTGTACGGCGGAGTTTTCTGGTTTTCTACTGTATAAGGAGTTGGGACGGCGGTTGAAGGAGAAAAATCCTCCTTTGGCTGAGTGTTTTACGCTGATGTCGCGAGATGAAGCGCGTCACGCTGGTTTTTTGAATAAAGCGATGGCAGATTTCGATCTGTCGTTGGATTTGGGATTTTTAACCAAAAATAAGAAATATACCTTTTTTAAGCCGAAGTTTATCTTTTACGCTACTTATCTGTCGGAGAAGATTGGTTATTGGCGTTATATCACGATTTATCGCCATTTGGAAAAGCATCCAGAAGACCGCGTTTATCCGATTTTCCGCTTCTTTGAAAATTGGTGTCAGGATGAAAATCGCCACGGTGACTTTTTTGATGCGATTATGCGATCGCAGCCGGAAATTTTACGGGATTGGAAAGCGAAGTTGTGGTGTCGTTTCTTCTTGCTGTCGGTGTTCGTGACGATGTATCTTAACGATATTCAGCGTTATGGGTTCTATGCGGCAATTGGTTTGGATGCTCGTAGCTACGATAAGGAAGTGATTGAGAAGACAAATGATACCGCAGGACGAGTTTTCCCGGTGATTTTGGATGTGCATAATCCGGAATTTTACGATCGCCTGGAAGTTTGTGTCAAAAATAACGAGCAGCTACGCGCGATCGCTGATTCTCAAACACCGAAATTCTGGCAGTTGTTCCGTAAGTTACCTTACTACGTCTCAAATGGCTGGCAATTCTTGCGTTTGTATTTGATGAAGCCGATTGATGCTACTGCTACTCACGGTGTCGTACGGTGACATCCTCTTCGTATTGACATTCAGGACAAGAATGTACTCTATCTGAGTGTTCTTTCCTCACCGTGATTCCACAGTTAGGACAAGTTTGAGAAGTTCCTTTGTGGTTTACTTCTCCCACAAATACCCCTCTCCTGTTAAATTTTTTCACGTCTGGGCTTGAGTGGTTTAAAGTAAAAGCGGTTCTGTTTTTGACGGAACCGTTTTTTGTGCTTGACTTTTTAGCAGATTCGTGGTAATGAAAAAAGTTACCCTCAATGAGATGGATGAAAAGATAGTCGCAGTTGTCGGTATGGGTATGGTAACAGCCTTGGGGAACAACATCTCTCACACTTGGCAACGGTTACTGCTTGGGGAAACAGGTATTAGTTTGCAGCAGCCTTTCCCAGAGTTACCCAAGCTACCTTTAGCGACAGTTACGCCTCGTCCAACATCGCCTCTGGTATTGTTAGAACAGGCGCTAGAGATGGCTTTAGCTGATGCAGGTTACAAAACCCCCTTAGAAAATTGCGGTGTTGTAATTGGCTCAAGTCGCTCTCAGCAAGGACTTTGGGAAAAATGGGCGGCGGGAAATTATTTAGAAAGAGAATTTCCTTGGTTGTCAAGCTTACCTCAGATGTTAGCCATAGAAGTAGCAAAGAAATTAGGGGTAACAGGATTAGTTAGTAGTCCAAATGCAGCTTGTGCCACAAGTCACTGGGCGATCGCTCAAGCTGTAGAATGGTTACAAACCCAAAAATGTCAGCGAGTCATTCTTGGTGCGGTTGAGTCTTGTATTTCCCCTTTAAATATTGCAGGTTTCGCTAAACTCGGCGCATTAGCAAAAACCAAAGCATCTCCTTTCGACAAACAACGAGAAGGGATGGTATTAGGAGAAGGTGCGGCGGTATTAGTTTTAGAATTGCAACCAATAGCTCATTTTCGCCAAAGCAAAACTTATGGGCGTATTTTAGGCTTCGGTTTGAGTAACGACGCTTATCATCGTACCGCCTTAGACCCAGATTACCAAACTGCCGCCACAGCAATTAAAAATTGTTTGCAGCGTAGTCAGATAGCCACCGAGCAAGTAAGCTTTATTCATACTCACGGCACAGGTACTCGACTCAACGACCAGAGAGAAGCTAACTTAATTAAAGCAGTGTTTCCTAACCACACCTTTATTATCTCAACCAAAGGAGCAACTGGTCATACCCTCGGCGCTTCCGGGATGCTTGGTACAGTTTTCTCATTATTAACTTTACAACAACAAATCTTACCTCCTTGTGTTGGCTTGGAAAAACCAGAGTATAATTTAAACTTTGTGCGAGAAGCCCAAACTGCATCCCTAGAAACAGCACTTTGTTTAAGTTTTGGTTTTGGCGGACAAAATGCAGTTATAGCTTTCGGAAATTAAAAGTTAAACTATTTTTTATGCGCTTAATTAATTTTACTTGTAATTTATTAGTATTTGGGCTAACTGCAACCATCGCTGCTCCCGCTTTGAGTCAAACCCCAGCCGAACAACTAGAATTAGACCCAGAAATAATCGAAAATAGTCCCGTTTTACAGCGTTGGCTAGAAGAAGTTCCCAACGTTTTAGAAGATATTGAAAACGACCCCAGTTTTCGCACCAGAGTCCGTTTTGGTTACTCTCAATTTCCTTCAACTGACGAAGCAGGAGGATTTATTGTTGGTGTCGAAGATATATTTCTTGGTCGCACTAATTTTACACTCAGTGGCGATTATCAAGCTAGTTTCAACGGTGAAAGAGAAAGTTATGGCGCCGATTTAAATTATTATCTCCTTCCCTTGGGTAGTTATGTCAATCTTGCACCAGTCGCTGGTTATCGCTACATCGAAAGCGAAAATTATTCCACAGATGGTGTTAATCTTGGCGCAAAATTACAGTTAGCTTTATCTCGTACTGGTGCAGCAGACATTGTTTTCAATCAAACTTTTATTTCTCCCGGAAGCAGAGACGAAGTAGGTATAACATCCATTTCAGTTAGCTATGCTGTAACTCGCAATTTGCGGCTATCTGCCGATCTTGAAAAACACAATTCTCGTGAAGAAAAAGATAGTCGAGTCGGTATTGTTTTTGAGTGGATGCCTTGAGGAGAAAGTCTTGCTTAGCTTATTGGAATTAGCCTCGACAATAACTTGAATTAAGGACGTCGTTCTGTTCTGTTTAGTTCTTAGTCTTTTGAGCAGAAGGGCAATGACACTGTATTGAAGAAAACATCAAGGGCATATAGCAGCGAACAGTAAACGATAGCAAGGTTTTCCGAAAATGAGGATCTCAACAGCCAACTCGTTCTCTGCTATAGCAAGAGCTTACCGCTACTTAGCATTTCATCAAGATTATCATTATTAATCAGTTTCCTGATACAAGGGTTGATTGTCCACTACCAGTCTTGCTTTCAACCCGCTTGTCACCCCCCTTTCAAGGAAACTCCCAATTTTCACCTCATTGTAAATATTTATGAAGATTTCGGAAACTTGGCATAAAACTCAATGCTTTTTTCCGAAACCTAATTGTCAAGGGTCATCACACTAGGAGGAAAACACTTACCACCAAAAGCCTTTATTTCTAGTTAATAAACCCTAGCTTTAAATAGCTATATAAATTTTTTAATAAGAACGTCTTTTGAATAGCAAGCTATTTGTTTATTCGCTCGACGAACAACTTTTTCTTGTTAAAAAATAGCCAAATAATCTTTATTGAATCTTTAAAAAAACACCCAGAAAAAGCGATTAAAATTACAGATAAAGCAAATAACTTCAGTATAAACATGGAAGAACCGCAGCACTTTCTCCAGGAATCTACCAATTATCTAGGAAATAACTTAGATAACACCTTATTAAGCAATAGCTTTCCGCACCAGCCTTTAGAACCAAATAGCAATAGCATTGGTTCTACCGAAACTTATTCCCTAAGCGAACACAATTTAGAATCTCTGCAAGTAGAAGATAACTCTACAAACCCACTTTTTCCCCAAAAACAGATAGAAATTTACTCACCAACAAATGAAATTTACCGTAACGACTACTTACTTGGTAATAGCGAAGGAGTAAATACCAAAACTATTACCAACGGTTTAAAAGCAGAATATTACAATAATATCGATTTCACCGATCCTGTCCTAACTCGCATCGATGAAACAGTTAACTTTAATTGGAGAAAAAAATCACCAGATCGAGCAATAGAATCTGATACTTTTAGCGTGCGTTGGACAGGACAAATCGAAGCCCCAACAACCGAAAATTATACTTTTTATCTCACTTCAGATGATGGCGTAAGATTGTGGATAAACGATCGATTAATTATTAACAATTGGACAGACCATGCACCAACAGAAAACTCAGGGAGCATCCAGCTTGAAGCTGGAGAAAAATACGACATTCGACTAGATTACTATGAAAATCAAGGCGGTGCAGTTAATAGGCTATCATGGTCAAGCCCTTCAACCGAGAAAGAAATTATTCCCACAGAAAGACTCTTTTCTAGTTTAGCAGAACCAATAGCGCCAGGAGAAGGTGCTGGCTTAATAGCCGAATACTTTGATAACTCAAACTTCAGCAATCCTGTCCTTACCAGAACAGACGAAACAATTGACTTTAACTGGAAATATGGTTCTCCCGATGACAAGATTAAAACCGATACTTTTAGCGTACGCTGGAAAGGAAAAATCCAACCACGCTACGACGAAACTTATACTTTTTATACCAACTCAGACGACGGTGTGAGACTGTGGGTAAATGGAGAATTACTTATCGATAATTGGACAGTTCACCCAACCACAGAAGACCATAGTAAAATCACCTTAGAAGCTGGAAAATTATACGACCTTAAACTTGAATATTACGAACATCAAGGCGGCTCAAATATTCAACTATTGTGGTCGAGTGCATCACAAATCAAAGAAATTATTCCTACCTCTCAGCTTTATCCAATCGTACCAGAACCACCAGAACGAGGTAAAGGAACAGGTTTACAAGCCGAATATTTTGACAACTCAGATTTTACTGATTTAGCATTAACTCGGATCGATCCCACAGTAGATTTTGACTGGGGTTTGGACTCTCCAGATGAAACTATCGAACGCCAAACTTATAGCGTGCGTTGGACAGGAAAAGTACAACCACTTTATAGCGACTACTATACATTTTCCACCTTCGCTGATGATGGAGTCCGTTTGACAGTAAATGGTGAATTATTAATTAATGATTGGACAATTCATCCTACCCAAGAAAACAATGGTGAG
The sequence above is drawn from the Oscillatoria salina IIICB1 genome and encodes:
- a CDS encoding DUF2996 domain-containing protein; translation: MAEENNQNQEKEQNNQQQADEKTAKAQAAKEKKAAAAKAKAKAKKEKPPAPEDKPFPQFIEEEYKPALKEALAQQGIEDIELTFTKDKLPIVGAGNDECWQVIGNWQNGKRQFNVYFLEEDIKGQKAFSWAVNGRKPSTIESFMIDERRINLDLLVFYTLQRLNGQKWLVRN
- a CDS encoding MoaD/ThiS family protein, with product MAVKVLIPTALQKFTENQAVIEATGTNVAELLDALETSCPGFKGRLRDESGQPRRFLNLYVNSEDIRFLDGTKTQLNDGDEVSIVPAVAGG
- the acsF gene encoding magnesium-protoporphyrin IX monomethyl ester (oxidative) cyclase is translated as MVNTLKKPDFEEIRPGIKAPTKDTLLTPRFYTTDFDEMAKMDISPNEDELMAILEEFRADYNRYHFVRDEEFNQSWDCIDGETRRLFIEFLERSCTAEFSGFLLYKELGRRLKEKNPPLAECFTLMSRDEARHAGFLNKAMADFDLSLDLGFLTKNKKYTFFKPKFIFYATYLSEKIGYWRYITIYRHLEKHPEDRVYPIFRFFENWCQDENRHGDFFDAIMRSQPEILRDWKAKLWCRFFLLSVFVTMYLNDIQRYGFYAAIGLDARSYDKEVIEKTNDTAGRVFPVILDVHNPEFYDRLEVCVKNNEQLRAIADSQTPKFWQLFRKLPYYVSNGWQFLRLYLMKPIDATATHGVVR
- a CDS encoding zinc ribbon domain-containing protein, translating into MRDVVPQGCYHTHTDNCDYLFIHLIEGNFFHYHESAKKSSTKNGSVKNRTAFTLNHSSPDVKKFNRRGVFVGEVNHKGTSQTCPNCGITVRKEHSDRVHSCPECQYEEDVTVRHRE
- a CDS encoding beta-ketoacyl-ACP synthase, producing MKKVTLNEMDEKIVAVVGMGMVTALGNNISHTWQRLLLGETGISLQQPFPELPKLPLATVTPRPTSPLVLLEQALEMALADAGYKTPLENCGVVIGSSRSQQGLWEKWAAGNYLEREFPWLSSLPQMLAIEVAKKLGVTGLVSSPNAACATSHWAIAQAVEWLQTQKCQRVILGAVESCISPLNIAGFAKLGALAKTKASPFDKQREGMVLGEGAAVLVLELQPIAHFRQSKTYGRILGFGLSNDAYHRTALDPDYQTAATAIKNCLQRSQIATEQVSFIHTHGTGTRLNDQREANLIKAVFPNHTFIISTKGATGHTLGASGMLGTVFSLLTLQQQILPPCVGLEKPEYNLNFVREAQTASLETALCLSFGFGGQNAVIAFGN
- the thrC gene encoding threonine synthase, with protein sequence MTQAIETKKIKTTANFDKLICKECGAEYEPKALHVCEFCFGPLEVSYNYDAIRTQVSRESIAKGPNSIWRYRDFLPVASDNFIDVGTGMTPLVKSNRLARRLGLKNLYIKNDAVNMPTLSFKDRVVSVALSRARELGFSTVSCASTGNLANSTAAIAAHAGLECCVFIPADLEAGKVLGTLIYNPTVMAVKGNYDQVNRLCCEVANTHGWGFVNINLRPYYSEGSKTLGFEVAEQLGWKLPDRVVVPIASGSQYTKIYKGFQELIKVGLVEDKEVRFSGAQAEGCSPVAQAYQEERDFVTPVKPNTIAKSIAIGNPADGVYALEIARKTNGQIESVTDAEIVEGMKLLAETEGIFTETAGGTTIAVLKKLAEAGKIDPDETTVAYITGNGLKTQEAVQGYIGEPLTIDAQLDSFERAWERAQTLERLEWQQVLI
- a CDS encoding TM2 domain-containing protein: MNDIGTSYLFWLGWFFGLGGLHRLYNKKLASGFLWMCTWGLFGVGQFIDFVLIPNMVNEHNLKIRNRLGLAPNGVPLYNQAVSASLYSPTNQYQPPVQSPIQQDIPKEQLMIELAKAAQVRGGKISVTQAVIDTEVSFEQVEAALNEMVTKGYVGIENHPLNGVVIYNFLEL